The proteins below come from a single Vibrio cyclitrophicus genomic window:
- a CDS encoding immune inhibitor A domain-containing protein yields the protein MLALFSVSSYAKTPIDLGVVNEDKLIEMLIRQGLVDQDATDVAKHDALDRYLKNKINSGFKGDAQFGKKALEQRAKILKAIEKGSGVKKASVFALEVGTKRTDKVLALLVDFPDLNWDDNKLTEEHTQMLYASYNPNHYQELLFSNSGYIGPNGENLISMRQYYQSESGDSYSVAGQAVGWYRASKPASFYGGNSPTTDNDLNAQELVREALNQLAQDPSINLADYDIEDRYDYDGDGNFREPDGVIDHLMVFHASVGEEAGGGVLGPDAIWSHRFNLGQAHILSGTSSSLPHRFGGQYAAFDYTIQPIDAAAGVCAHEYGHDLGLPDEYDTQYTGKGEPVSYWSIMSSGSWAGQIGGTQPTAFSSWAKHFLQKSIGGRWINDDQISIDDLEDNPQVYTLFQTTDNNRPNMIKVDLPEKQIESLKPFEGEYSFHSQKGDDLKNNMTRKLVIPAGESALLSFKTWYEIEKDYDFARVLVNGQAIAGNITSMDDPYNTGLVPAIGGESGGWIDAEFDVSQWVGKEVELSFEYITDGGLAMEGFYLDNLSVIVDGEVTSIDDGESNSTFALNGYKLSNGFHQAQHYYLLQWRSHMDVDEGLANIKRMGQLISFEPGLIIWYVDEALTDNWVGKHPGEGWLGVVDADQNAMAWANSGEVAQTRFQVRDAAFSLSDQAPMRLVNGDNDVLEDTNLVGTANFSDTEDYASPQAPDSGRKLTEFGLEIEILNQGENNEYGVVRLSKVNQHNVAPTANFEVDVTGRNVSARNFSSDQDGEITNYLWDFGNSTTSNEVTPTWSYEQAGEYTVSLTVVDDKGATDSFSSLVVVESPNALPEARAKYIHLGRWVTMWSTSSDSDGRIVDTKWTLPNGKVKRGRTFTSIFPSYGKHEVTLKIIDDQGGITTKTILVDL from the coding sequence ATGCTTGCTCTATTTAGCGTCAGTAGTTATGCAAAGACACCTATTGATTTAGGCGTGGTTAATGAAGACAAGCTAATTGAAATGCTAATAAGACAAGGCTTAGTTGATCAAGACGCAACCGATGTAGCAAAACACGATGCGCTCGACCGTTATTTAAAGAATAAGATCAATTCTGGTTTTAAAGGTGATGCCCAATTCGGTAAAAAAGCGCTAGAACAACGAGCGAAGATACTGAAAGCCATCGAGAAAGGATCTGGTGTTAAAAAGGCGAGCGTCTTTGCTTTGGAAGTCGGCACCAAGCGTACAGATAAAGTACTCGCTCTACTGGTTGATTTTCCTGATTTAAACTGGGACGACAACAAACTGACTGAAGAACATACTCAGATGTTGTACGCGAGCTACAATCCAAATCATTATCAAGAATTGTTGTTTTCAAATTCTGGCTACATCGGACCTAATGGCGAGAACCTAATCTCAATGCGTCAATATTACCAAAGCGAATCAGGTGATAGTTACAGCGTTGCAGGTCAAGCGGTAGGTTGGTACCGCGCTTCTAAGCCTGCGTCATTCTATGGTGGCAACTCCCCTACCACCGACAACGACTTAAACGCACAGGAACTGGTTCGTGAAGCGCTTAATCAACTGGCGCAAGACCCAAGTATCAACCTTGCCGATTACGACATTGAAGATCGTTACGATTACGACGGTGACGGAAACTTCCGCGAACCCGATGGTGTGATAGATCATCTAATGGTGTTCCATGCATCGGTAGGCGAAGAAGCCGGTGGCGGCGTATTAGGCCCTGATGCAATTTGGTCTCACCGCTTTAATCTTGGCCAAGCTCATATTCTTAGTGGCACCTCAAGTTCCCTCCCTCACCGCTTTGGTGGTCAATACGCCGCGTTCGATTACACTATTCAGCCGATTGATGCTGCAGCCGGGGTTTGTGCTCACGAATACGGCCACGATTTAGGCTTACCTGATGAGTATGACACTCAATACACAGGCAAAGGTGAACCGGTTTCCTATTGGTCAATCATGTCTTCAGGCAGTTGGGCTGGTCAAATTGGTGGTACACAACCAACGGCATTCAGCTCTTGGGCAAAACACTTCCTACAAAAATCGATTGGCGGACGTTGGATTAACGACGACCAGATCTCAATTGATGACCTAGAAGACAACCCACAAGTTTATACGTTGTTCCAAACAACGGATAACAACCGTCCGAACATGATTAAGGTCGATCTTCCTGAAAAGCAAATTGAAAGTCTGAAACCCTTTGAGGGAGAGTATTCGTTCCACTCTCAAAAAGGCGATGACCTGAAAAATAACATGACTCGCAAGTTGGTGATTCCAGCGGGTGAATCTGCGCTGCTGTCTTTCAAAACTTGGTACGAGATTGAAAAAGACTACGACTTTGCGCGGGTACTCGTGAATGGACAAGCCATCGCAGGCAACATCACCTCAATGGATGACCCATACAATACTGGCCTCGTTCCTGCTATTGGGGGCGAATCTGGCGGGTGGATTGACGCTGAGTTTGACGTTTCACAATGGGTAGGCAAAGAAGTAGAACTGTCATTCGAGTACATCACCGATGGTGGCTTGGCGATGGAAGGCTTCTATCTGGATAACCTCAGTGTTATCGTTGATGGTGAAGTCACCTCAATAGACGATGGTGAAAGCAACTCCACCTTCGCCCTAAATGGCTACAAGCTGAGTAATGGATTCCACCAAGCGCAACACTACTACCTGCTGCAATGGCGTAGCCACATGGACGTTGATGAAGGTCTAGCCAACATCAAACGCATGGGTCAACTGATCTCATTCGAACCGGGCCTCATTATTTGGTACGTCGATGAAGCTCTCACCGATAACTGGGTAGGCAAACACCCAGGCGAAGGTTGGCTAGGTGTGGTGGATGCAGATCAAAATGCCATGGCATGGGCGAATTCAGGAGAAGTCGCTCAAACTCGATTCCAAGTGCGTGATGCTGCATTCTCACTGAGTGATCAAGCACCAATGCGCCTCGTCAATGGAGATAACGACGTACTAGAAGACACCAACTTAGTTGGAACTGCCAACTTCTCAGATACTGAAGACTACGCATCACCTCAAGCACCAGACTCAGGGCGTAAGTTAACAGAGTTTGGCCTTGAAATTGAAATACTCAACCAAGGTGAAAACAACGAATATGGTGTGGTGCGTTTATCTAAAGTAAACCAACACAACGTCGCCCCTACTGCAAACTTCGAGGTCGATGTTACTGGCCGGAACGTTTCTGCACGTAACTTCAGTTCTGATCAAGACGGTGAAATCACCAATTATCTATGGGACTTTGGAAACAGTACAACAAGCAACGAAGTGACACCAACTTGGTCTTACGAGCAAGCCGGTGAATACACGGTAAGCTTGACCGTTGTCGACGACAAAGGCGCTACCGATTCGTTTAGCTCATTAGTGGTTGTTGAGTCTCCAAATGCTCTTCCAGAAGCGAGAGCGAAGTACATACACTTGGGGCGTTGGGTAACCATGTGGTCTACAAGTTCAGACAGCGATGGTCGTATTGTTGATACCAAGTGGACACTTCCAAACGGAAAGGTGAAACGTGGTCGCACATTCACGTCAATCTTCCCTTCATACGGAAAGCACGAGGTGACACTGAAGATAATCGATGACCAAGGTGGGATTACGACTAAGACAATTTTAGTCGACCTGTAA